Part of the Pangasianodon hypophthalmus isolate fPanHyp1 chromosome 9, fPanHyp1.pri, whole genome shotgun sequence genome is shown below.
GTGTCTCAATCtgactaaaaatatatattgtatattgtgaaGTACAGACTATGAAGCTGAATGGAATGTGACTATATGCTTCTGAATGTAAATCTGCAATAAGTCTGATAAGGCTGTTGCTGTTACCCCGTTATacattattaatgataaaggCATCTTCCCGTTATGTGCTTTAACTGCTGAGTATCTATCTGTCCTGTTGTGTTTTGAGTCGTCTTAACAGGGATCAGAGGAAGAGGTTGCTCCTCACTGACATTATTAAATAAGAGGATCAGTGGATGAGATGAATACTTGAGCAAGATGTCTTCGTAAGAATGCACTGATCCACATTCTCCAGGTCTCCACGCTGCTGCACTATTGAACACGAGTACCAGAGACATAGGCAATATAGTCACACACAAGAATATTAAGGTTACCTCATAGTGAAGAAGACATGACCTTTTAGAAAGTCTTTGTCAGAGAAAAATACAAAGGTTCACAGAGGCATAACATCTGACAtttagaaaaatacatttatttgtaaaggGCACTCAaaacccatccatccatatctgtaccgcttatcctacactgTGTCGCGGGGttacctggagcctatcccagggaactcagggcacaaggcgggggacaccctggacggggtgccagcTCATCACACGGCACaaccgcacacacactcacacacccattcacacactacagacaatttggaaatgccaatcagcctacaacgcatgtctttggactgggggagaaaACCACCTGTACCCGGAGGAAAACCCctaagcacggggagaacatgcaaactccacgcacgcagggcggaggtgggaatcgaacccccaaccctggaggtgcgaggcaacagtgcgaggcacacaaaaccacaacagACAAATCTCTAAACCCATgaagtgagaaaagaaagaagaaagcaaaTACTGTATTTGGCATGTATGAGGTTTTAGATCATTTTAGTTTagcagagttttatttttatttagtttagagTGTTTCCTCAACATTATGGCAATAATATttgtcaagctttttttttaaatacaagtgCAACATTTTTAGTTATAGGAAACATTATGAAGCACATTAGGAATAAATAACATGTCTTTTGAATAGGAATGATATTTTTATAAGCTTACAGTCAAACATTCATAGACTTTCCAAATACATTAGTGAATGTTCTCAGAACAGTCTGTGATAGCTGggattcttttttccttctttgccAGATTGGATTTGTAGACACACAATTATTAGTAAAATAATACTCTGCATTTGCACTCTATAACAaggcattttattatttattataaagacACAGTGCTAAAAAGGATGGCAAAAATTAAATACACAGCATGATAAGAGGAAAAGTGCCTATATAGTTTACaccttgtgcgtgtgtgtgtgtgcgtgggtgtgtgggtgggtgtgtgggtgcgtcaaatatttttaaacatcctgtataaattattttggttattaaaaaaatatgtaatacatATTCTACAATAAGTATAAAATAGGGACTCAGAATAAGAAATGGgtttatgtaaaatgtatttttattttattggaataaATTCTGGAAAATTAACTGGAAAATACAGACCTGGATCACTCTAATTAGGCACAACATATATTTGTCTAATATATAACAGTTGCATAATATCAACCTTTAGACAAATCTAGGTTTACAGTGACTTACAGTCTAGTACCTGGTTCACCAAACAAGGGCATCAGCTATTTATCACCCCATTAGAATCTGAGAGTGCATAAATCCTTAAATACAAGGATTtagatttctttatttaattgctaTCTTTATCATTTTTGCCTTGTGGCAATGAAAGTGATTAAATTAGACTCCAGGAGTTTtgactgtgagtgtatatggcaAACTCCTATTGGAGTGCTTTGTAAACaatgaaagtgtcagatatgtAAAGATGCTCAAAGAGAATTTGTGCTATGTTTTGGAGTGCTTTAACACGTGAACTTATATACGGAAACACTGACACTCTTTGGGACCTGACAGGGTGATGAATGCTAGCTATTTCCACCATTATGAAAGCTACCTTGAGAATCCGCAAACCTACAACACCACACAGTGACATCAATAATGAACAGTGAGAGAACACTTTAACAATGCTATGatactttaatatttatgtgaCTGGGAAAGAGTGTTATGCTTCCTATTATATGAATGCTCCAGCGTTCTTCAACAAAATCTCTATTTACcacatctgtagtgtgtgtgtatatgtgtgattaCTCCAAGCTCATTTCTATTTGCAAATAAATctctaaatctgtataattctgtaataaatctgtaatttctctcatgtctgtctcaGGCTAATTATTACACTGTAACGTTTATAGTCTTCAATTTGTGCTTAAcagtaattcatttattcatcttcagtaacctctatATTGTTGTCAAGTTTGCGCTTGATACAGAGCccatcccagaaacactgggtgtgaggtgggaatacactctggatgggatgtAAATACATTGCAGGGCTGCTATACAGTCACATACATCTGTCCTGAGATTCTGTGCCAAAAATACTGCCTGTAGTACATATGCACAGATGTGGTACATAGAAATTAGTTTGAAAAATACTGCATTTGAACCTGCATGTTGTTCACCTGTATGTATGAACCCACAGGTCACAAAATCACTTTCACTGACTGCTCCTGTTAGTGTTTTGGCAGTAACAGAGTGTTACAGAAATATAGTAGCCGGTGTATAAGAAACACTCAAAATAAGTCtatgtgagtgtatatggcTCTGTCTACTAACTAAAGAAGTCCTTAGAAATCGCCTCCACGAAGTTAGGAGCAGACATAAGAATACCAAATGTGCAGAGTAttgtaaagaaagagaaagccaTTAGACACATACGATCGATAACTGCTGCTGCAAACTTCCACTCATTGCACATGCTTGCATCTTCATCCCGGTTTCGAAATCTCCTCGTGATATACTTCACTTCCTCTAGAATCTTTGCTAAATCAGTCACTGCAGGCCCTCCTATAGTACCTCTGGTGTGCCCGTCTCCGACCCTGGCCCCTAGCGGCGCCGTGGCCCCCGATAGCAACACCTCCTCCTCATTGGCTCGCATAAAGCGACCACAAATCAGTGCCGACTCAGCTGAGCTGGAGTAGTGAACTCCCTCTGTGCCCCTGAAGCCGATgtagagtgtgttggtgttcGAAGCCTGCAGTGTCCCCTGGTCAACACACAGCTCCACACTGGACACACTGCCTCTGTGAAGAGGTTTGTTGTGGCAGGCTGAGTGGACGTGATGCTCACCTGGGCGTCGCATACGCAGGAACCAGGCACACCAGTTCAGCAGCACCACGCGTGTCTACACGCAACAGCAAGATAACATGAAGTATAAAACTAATGTGGGTAAAAATGCTGTATGAGCCACTTAACTGTGTAACTGTAGTATTGTGGTATTCCATTAAATTCAATAAAAAGCCTAAGAGTATTTTAATCATAAATTTGGTTCTGAGCTAAAACAATAATATTTCAGGCTTCATGAAGGCCATGCTGTGTCTATCTGAACCAATACAAGGTAAATATGAGTCAACACAAGGTAAATatgtattgtgttgtatttaaatattgtattgACTCAATACATGTTCATTTTGAATCAGTGCTTGGCAATTCTAAATCAGTACAAGGTAACTCTGAATCAGTAGAATGTAACTCTGAATCAGTAGAATGTAACTCTAAAGCAGTACAAATTGTTTGGGTAACCAATTCACCTGGCACAAAATCACCCCCATACCCAGAGTACActgtctgtaagtgtgtgtgtgtgtgtgtgtgtatgtgtgtgtgtgtgtgtatcagagagagagagagagagagagagagagagaggtgaaaaaaaaaaaaactttaaaaatactTACCCACTTTGGCATCTTGCCACCATCTGGGTCATGGTAATGATATTGCAGCACAAGCACTGTAGCAATGACTGAGAGCCCAACAATCACCATAGTGGTAGCAAAATACTGAGctagaatgcacacacacacatacacacacataaaaattaataagaaTGAAGAATTTTTAAAGACAGTTATTGAGATGATATTttgaaagggagaaagagaggttTGTGAATTGTGAAAGTTACCCTGTCCATGGAGCAGATAATAATGATATAGCCATGTTTCAAAGCAGCATGGTCTGCTTACATGGAATTTCATCAGTTACTCTTCAGTAAGTTCTTTATTCTGGTCATGGTTTAGTGGATTTTGGGTttagagcctatcctgggaatgctgggtgcaaggcaggaattCAGCCTGGACGAAACGCCAGTCTTTTACAGGGCTCAAGGGATTTCAATCTTACTGAATATATTACTGAATGCATTTTAAACTTGTCACTGAACTAAACTTTTCAATGAAATAAGCAATGCATTCTTAGATCACTGGGATGCTCTTAGACATCATTAGAAATCAtggtaataatttaaaaacctgaacttgaaaagaaaacagattatGTCTACCAGAAAGTCTCATAAAAAGTAATGACTATAGGTCCTTCTCAGACTGACTGAATGAGTATAGCTTTAAAAAAGGCCCACAGAGTCTGACTTTCAGTGCTTCAGATGACAAATGAGGCCACTGGAGAATCTcgtttctcaaaaaaaaaaagaggctgaaaAGCTGTCTTATCCACTTTCTCTGTCACTTACATTTCCACACCTCCAACTGTTTAATTGAGCACATATTGGGCTATTTTACTTACCAATCAGAGGCACTGAATCTGATGTTGCTGGCATGATTTCAGCCACCAGAAGCATAAAGACAGTCAGTGACAGCAACACAGTGAttcctaaaaaataaaatacaaaaaacatagCAGAACTGTAACTGGAAAGCAAGCTTTCTCATTTACTATTATTTTCAACCAAagtaaatacatatataaagccaatttcaaaatttcaatttcaaaattTCAGCAGCGTCAGATAGACACCTCACATGTTTAACCCAACAGAGTGCAAAGGCTGAGCTTCTGCTTTTGGTGATGCTTGAAAAGACCTTTAACGAGCTCTGTGGATCAATAAACCTCTAGAAGTCCAAGTGATAAAACTGATGGAGTGATTTCAGCTCATTAACAAGATCATCTGGAGCAAGACAGCAAGgtcaaatacacacaaatactctctttttctcatatcacacacatacacacaaggaTACTCCTATATATACTATATCTAGGTAAAGTATACACACTATATCAATGCTAAAAAAGGgttaacaaaattaaataaataaattgatagCTTCATACTATAAATTTTGAAGAATATTTTCAAATCAAGACACATTCGTTCACTGATTTtctactttatcctggtcagcgtGGCAGTAGTTCCGacgcttatcccaggaacactgggcgtgaggtgggaatacagtacaccctgaatgggacacaaGTCCATTGCATGACACAATgcacacattttacactttttataaGCGCTTATCCATTTCACATAAATTGCCATTTTTGATCCCAAAGAAACCCCCACCCCAACATAGACGTGAAAATACATACACGGCcgagtaaatacacacacaagcacttttttgttgctttttgttgtttgtgtttcgGTTTGTGTATACCATTTTAAGCTGTAGCTCTCTGAGCCAGCACAAAACATTTGTGTCCTTATACAGAATCCTAGTGCTGTTCTTCCCCAGCGTATACAGCCTATTCTTGGTAAAGTACACTGTGCACAGATACGTAACAGACTACATACTCTCTAGTGAGATGCTTCCCGGCTGCTGCTCCATGAGCTGAATTTCTCTTCCCCCTCCCCTTTCCCCTGGCCACATCTGTACCCATTAAATTCCCAATCACTGTAACGCACAGCATTTACACACGATGGAGTTAAGCCACTGTGAACACATAATTATGGCATAAAATGAAACTTCACTTACCAAAAAACAGGGTGTCAGGCTGCGACATTGGAAAGCGAGAACACTGCATTGCATGTCATCTTACACACCTGCTTTAACTTATCagctaatgataatgataatggaGTTTTAGGTGTTGGAAAATGCAAATCTAGACTGAAATCTGGCAGCCATGccttaaaatgctttaaaatagcaatatcatgatatacaattcagtacacagtgaaattctacatttcattattaCTGACCCGTTGAAGATCAAGTACTGGTGCTCCAGCAGTTGTGGAAATTGAACTCAGAtcaaataacataaaatgcaaTTTATGAAGGTTAACAATGCATATCTCTTGTTCTAAAGCAGCTTTTCAAAAGCCACATTGCTCTAAAGTTGATTTACAAAGGCCAAACTCATTTGCCATTTTCCTATCTACTAGACTCTAATTTGCCTTAtcaaacacaccacacaatcTGTCACAAGTTATGATTCAGTCTTCACCTTATTATCATCGTCACagacatttttccatttttaagtTCAAATTGTTTTACtatttaagaaaaacaaaattaggTAATAGTCATTGCTTAATGAAGCTAAATTATTTTTGGACAGATTTTTTAGTCACTGTTGCCTTTGCATAATTACATCCACTCTGAGCTGCTGGTTTATTAGTTACAACCTATAGCTTCACACAAATTGTATATTCAAAGTCATACATCACATGACTGCATGCCTGCCTGGTTTATACCACACACCACATATGTAGCCCCAGTAAGCATTCAGTTGAGTGTTATGACGAGCAAACTAAGTGAATTTGAACGTTCTAGAACCAGGCAAATGAATGTCATTTTGAGAATTTTAAATGCATGGTTTACcaagaatggtgcaaaaaaaaaaaaaaactctcagtgATCGCCAATCCAGTGGatgaaaacaatttttttaggGTCAGAGGGGCTGAAGAATGGTTTTACATACAAATTTAGCATCTGTGTGAAGAATGTCTCAGAATGCAGCTCCTATCAGACTTTATCTGGAATGGGCTGGAGCTGAAGACCATGTTAGGTGCTGAGAACAATTGCCAGTACCATCAGAACTGTTCAGCTGAGGAGTGTAAAAAATCTGATAAGACAAATCCAAGTTTCCTTTGCATTATCCTGTTGGAATGATCAGAATTTCTGGTCCATGAAGAGACCTAGCTTGGTGTGAACATTATGAGCTAGTAATGGCAGTatgatggtgtggggaatgttttcctcACACACATTAAGCCCCTGAAACCCAATGAAGAACATCTGCACAACACAAACATCTGACTGCCGACCAAGTTGATCGCTTCATGGGTAGTTTATCCACACTCAGATAGACATTGCTAGCATGATAGTGCATTAAATCACAAGTCATGTATTATTAACTATTGCTTTTAGAAAGATGACAAAGTCATATTCTTTTCTAGTCATTTTCTTCAGTGACCTGGACAGACCGTAGTGAGCCTCTGTGGGAAGGGCTGTTTGCAGCAAAACTGTGCAGCTGTCTAATTTGCAAGATTATGCTGTTCTGAAGGTCAAAGTAGttgcaaaatgttaatagatAGGTGCTACTAAATAATCAACTGTAACGCACCTAGTGTTGCAACTCCTTCATTAAGACATTACTAAATAATCAACTGTCAAATCACTGTAGACCCAGAAACACGATActcacaatatactgtatatacagtctcTGAAACTACTGGAAGAGCAAGGCCCattcttttgtttctgctatacactgaagccatttgggtttgagatcaaaagatgaatatgagacaatagatcaaaatttcactgttcatttcctgatatctacatctagatgtgttaaacaacttagaacatggcacctttgatAGCAGgtcacccaatttttaggtgagcaaaggTACTGGAAAAGAtagtcttaaaataaattaaagtaaataacatttagtatttggttgcatatctctGGCTTGCAATAACTATATGAAGCTGGctacccactgacatcaccaaactgttgcattcttcttttgtgatgcttttccaggcagcctctttcagctgttgtttgttttggggtaTTTCCCACTTcattctcctcttcaggaggtaaaatgcatgctcaattaggttaaggtctggtgattgacttggccagtctacaACCTTCCACGTTgttccctgatgaagtcctttgttgtgtcattgtcttgctgcattgtcttgctgcattgtcttgctgcatgatgttGTTGGTCATTGTCTTGCCGCATGATGACTTTCCTCCCAATTATATTGGATgcttttctctgtaaattggcagacaaattgtttctgtagacttttgaatccattctgctgctaccataaTGAGTTACagcatcagtaaagattagtgagcccattccagcagcagccatgcaagcccaagccatgacactacctccaccgtgcttgaccaaTAAGCtagtatactttggatcatgagcagatcctttctttctccacactttggctttCCATCTCTTTGGTAGAAGTTAATCTTTGTTCCAGAACTTCTGTAGCTTATCTCTGTATTTGTTTGTAAACTCCAATCTGATGAGTAATAATAATGCTGATGAGTgattgcatcttgtggtatggcctctatatttctgctctcataGTCTTCTTTGAATGGGGGTTtatgataccttcacccctgtcctgtggaggttgttggtgatgtcactgactgttgtttttgggttttgctTCACAGATCTCACAATATTTTTGACATCAGtggctgttgttttccttggccgacccgttcgatgtctggttgttggcacactagtggtttctttctttttcaggacattccaaattgttgtattggctatgcccaatgcttgtgcaatggctctgaaattttccttcttttctcagctttaaaatggcttgctttttcTCATAGActgctctctggtcttcatgctGGTTTATCCTtgcttttttaacaacaaatgcagtcttcacagtcAAAACCCAagactcaaaccaagagtagacattttgtttaaacaatcaatctaacagggcacacctgggcaacaagaaacacctgtcagtcacccattccaatatttttgatcacttgaaaaatgggtgggttcaaacaaagtGCTttaaagttgtttaacacatctagatctagatgtaaatatcaggaaatgaaagctgaaattctgttcTATCGTcccatattcatcttttgatctcaaatctaAATGTCtcagcaaaaacaatagaatggACCTTgccgttccagtacttttggaggggactgtgtaTATATCAAACAAATTTCCATACATAGTCATGTGTTTTGAAAAATTTCTATactcagtatgtgtgtgtgcatgttaccCAAAGAGATCTTTTCCCCTGAGTCAGCAGGCAACAGGAACACCAGTAGTGCGAGGGTGGAGATGAGCACACAGGGAATGAGTAGGTTTAAGCCGTAGTAGAGTGTTCTTCTCCTCATCACCAGTGTGAAGGTAATGTCAGGGTACGGCTCCTTACAGCAGTCATAAAACCTCTCGTTCCTCCTTCCAGGAACCTCTAAGATGAGTTAGAACTCTTAGCAAAAAAGCACAATTACTATGCCTGCCAAATACTAACATAGTAGGTACGTAATTTTGAAGATGTAAATGAACAGATGCCAAACACATTAGACATCCATTACTTGCCCACTCACACTGTCCAACTCAATGGAAAAATAAGGTTGAGCCCCCACATTTACTTGTAGTCTCAGCAAAATTCATCAAAGCGCCACTCGTACCATCACAAACAcaatataagaggaataatccAATTTTCTCCATTGGATGCTTGTATCTCAACATGATTTTCAATTATGGGGGTGTTCTACGGCCCATTGACTCAGGGCacttcctcctccctctctcataTGCTCCCTGATTTCCCTGAAGAAATAAGGGTACTTTATCTCTTAACTGACCACAGCGTAGGATTCCAATCCTCATTACCCTGCTATTAGCTTTCTCAAAGCCTCATGACTGTAGCCGTGAccagaaaaaaggtgaaaaactAATTCATTATCAGTGGTTAAGGACAAATTCTCAGCTTGCCTTTGATTTTTCTTGAACAGTAAGAAATACTTATTGTAAGGGATGTATTTTAGTGATCATagtacaaacacaaaaataaagtgacaagatttttgtcttgttttctattttaaatgcaaattttctcCCTTTTGGCAACTGTTGCATGAATGACAATATGCAAATAATGCTGCCAAATTCAAATGGCCAAAGAACCTGTTCATCTCCAGGTCCACTGATAGTTCTATCTCTTAGTaagaatgttttattattttcaaatcaTTCTACAGAGACAGCATCCACAGCTGATGACCTCTGTTATCATCACAAGACATTCTGCATGCTTATTTccaaacaatacacaaaaattACATCTGTAATCttcagggagagaaaaaaatgtcacagcTGCATCAgggaattttttattaattacatgtTAGGAAAATGGTTGGTTAGAAGATCAGCTCCTTAGGTACTGATTCTGGCTTTGACCAGGTTTCCCTCATAATCATCTTAACATTTTCTAGGGTTCCTAACAGTCctttatatactgtatcagTCTGTATAAACCTACCCACTAGATCCCACTCTCCATTGGCTATGTAGCCTGTGATATCTGCTTCCAGCATCTGCAGATCCAGAGACCAGCCTCCATATGTCCAAGATCCAAACTTCAAATCACACCGTTGAACATCGAAGGGGAACCAACGCACATCAATGTAGCAGGTGCTCTTAAAAATTCCTGCAAATTTGTAAAAAGAGTCATCCaatttaaatattgaaaagAACAAACTGGCTATTATAACTATAATACTACACAACCAAGATAAGGAAGATAAATACAGTACATGAGTGTTAGAAACAGGTATAGTGcccttcagaattattggcacccttcatgaccAAAATGAATTGTATAAAAACAGACTTTACATACATTCACTTCACTTTCCATTCAAACTATGTATTAATGAATTTTCAGAGAGTTAAAATACCATCTAAAACCATGATAATTTGTCACCAGTTAGATCCATGAACATGCTGCCTACCATGCACACTGAGAAGGATGGCAATGAAGggggaaaaatacacacaaatgtatGTGTTTGTCAAGTCAAATTCAAATGTTAGGTTATTTTATGTCAACACTGGAATCAGTGTCAAACTCCATCTCCCAGAACACACCTTGGCCTAAAAATATGGCCGCCAagaactacaactacaactccAACCGTCTCATTCAACGTCACATTCACAGCCACCACCTTCAGAAGACAAACGCTTATGAATCTAATTTGTTCCCAAACACTGAGCAGCTGCACAGTGTTTCAGGCTTATCTCCTTTCCTCATTTTCTGAGCCATTCTTGCTGCTTTCCCAAAGCTATAAAGGTTTCCAAACTCTCTGGGTGTTCCACGTCTACTGCAAACATTACTCATTTGCATGCGTCCTATCATTCATTACTGATATGAAAGcatttatatacagtagttcTACTTCAGTGCTCTATATGTTGTGTTAAATTGGAGAAAGCACCAGCATGACTCTAGAGGCACAATGCACAACCAAAAAGTCAAGGTACAGATTGTAGTGTTCTTAGATAGGAATTAGGAGAGATAATATGAGCTGTATCCCAAATTGGTGTCATATTCCCTAGTCCCCataagtgcattatgggtattctttACCCTTTAGTACTTTATTTGGGCACTAAACTATTACAGTGTACTGTGGGATTTCATGAGGGAACTGCATATATTCTACAATATCTTTGGACACAGCTACAGTATGGCGATATATGAATACATAATTTTCTGTTCATATTTATGTGTGCAACTTTGAAGGGGATATGTGCACTGGAGgtatattaaataactaaaGCA
Proteins encoded:
- the LOC113529634 gene encoding neuronal acetylcholine receptor subunit alpha-7, with translation MGRNHFPVYLLTAAFLVHVTLQGEHQRRLYKDLMQNYNPLERPVYNDSHSLTVHFSFSLMQIMDVDEKNQVLTTNIWLQLYWVDYYLQWNLSDYPGVSNVRFPDNQIWRPDILLYNSADERFDATFHTNVLVNSSGYCQYLPPGIFKSTCYIDVRWFPFDVQRCDLKFGSWTYGGWSLDLQMLEADITGYIANGEWDLVEVPGRRNERFYDCCKEPYPDITFTLVMRRRTLYYGLNLLIPCVLISTLALLVFLLPADSGEKISLGITVLLSLTVFMLLVAEIMPATSDSVPLIAQYFATTMVIVGLSVIATVLVLQYHYHDPDGGKMPKWTRVVLLNWCAWFLRMRRPGEHHVHSACHNKPLHRGSVSSVELCVDQGTLQASNTNTLYIGFRGTEGVHYSSSAESALICGRFMRANEEEVLLSGATAPLGARVGDGHTRGTIGGPAVTDLAKILEEVKYITRRFRNRDEDASMCNEWKFAAAVIDRMCLMAFSFFTILCTFGILMSAPNFVEAISKDFFS